The following are encoded in a window of Chionomys nivalis chromosome X, mChiNiv1.1, whole genome shotgun sequence genomic DNA:
- the LOC130868453 gene encoding G-protein coupled receptor 83-like — MNISLLSHMESIIDWFRQNVSWVPLIEDQNCSHTSLNGTNSTAEWEWPTESMRKWLGNNAHIIAKVVLTIAYVIITMISLFGNCLVCQVFLKHNEIKKSTGLLIFNLAVSDIMIILLNSPFAMTRFLAGQWVFGRVVCHVSRFAQYCSLHVSTLTLMAVAMDRHRVILYPMKPRLTYAQSLMVVALIWGIAIFLALPHAIYLNLFIFVNEDGVAMSYCLPSFPGPSQLVSKYVDLGTFILLYVLPLIVIVVTYSHLGKRLWLQNAIGDASARQLMAHYQKRKKSIRMLILIVLVFAVCWFPLNFYVVLISNAGVENDSVLFYAFHWFAMSSTCYNPFIYCWLNRSFRAKLRSVTSLRVQSLFLCKGSQVQKINVPESHELQELKASSLIRVPLAVPEAPVFEDPSLATGDNSQGSVQGDWEDPDPSLDEEVAAGPSTQDAYFCIHMQTSSH, encoded by the exons atgaacatttcTCTGCTGTCACACATGGAAAGTATAATTGATTGGTTCCGACAAAATGTCAGTTGGGTTCCACTGATCGAGGATCAAAATTGCAGTCACACAAGTCTGAATGGAACCAACTCAACTGCAGAATGGGAATGGCCAACAGAATCAATGAGAAAATGGTTAGGGAACAATGCCCACATCATTGCTAAGGTTGTGCTGACTATTGCATATGTTATCATCACAATGATATCTCTCTTTGGCAACTGCCTGGTATGCCAGGTTTTTCTCAAGCACAATGAAATCAAAAAATCAACGGGCCTTCTCATCTTCAATCTGGCAGTATCTGACATTATGATAATCCTTCTCAACAGTCCATTTGCTATG ACTCGTTTCCTGGCTGGACAGTGGGTGTTTGGTAGGGTCGTGTGTCATGTCAGTCGTTTCGCTCAGTACTGCTCCCTCCATGTTTCAACTCTTACACTTATGGCTGTTGCCATGGACCGGCACCGG GTAATTCTGTACCCAATGAAACCAAGGCTAACATACGCCCAAAGCTTAATGGTTGTTGCCCTGATCTGGGGTATTGCTATATTCCTTGCTCTTCCGCATGCAATTTACCTGAATCTATTCATCTTCGTGAACGA GGATGGTGTTGCCATGAGCTActgcctcccttcctttcctggaCCCAGCCAGCTGGTTTCGAAATATGTGGACCTTGGTACATTTATCTTGCTGTATGTTCTGCCACTTATAGTGATTGTTGTAACCTATTCTCACCTAGGAAAGAGGCTGTGGCTCCAGAATGCTATTGGCGATGCATCTGCTCGTCAACTGATGGCACACTACCAGAAGCGGAAGAAGAGCATCCGGATGCTGATACTTATTGTGTTGGTCTTTGCAGTTTGTTGGTTTCCACTTAATTTCTATGTGGTTCTTATATCCAATGCAGGCGTAGAAAATGATAGCGTGCTTTTTTATGCCTTTCACTGGTTTGCAATGAGCAGCACTTGCTACAATCCTTTCATCTACTGCTGGCTCAACAGGAGCTTCCGTGCCAAACTAAGATCAGTAACATCTTTAAGAGTGcaatctctgtttttatgtaaGGGTTCCCAGGTTCAGAAAATAAATGTACCCGAGAGTCATGAGCTTCAGGAACTCAAGGCATCTTCACTGATACGAGTTCCCCTGGCTGTTCCAGAGGCCCCGGTATTTGAGGATCCCAGTTTGGCTACAGGGGATAATTCCCAGGGTTCTGTTCAGGGGGACTGGGAAGATCCAGATCCCTCCCTAGATGAAGAGGTGGCCGCAGGGCCCTCCACCCAGGATGCTTACTTTTGCATTCACATGCAGACTAGCAGTCACTAA